AAGCCGGCCAGCATGCTGCGCAGCCGCGCCTCGGTCAGGTAGCTGACCATACGCCCATCGTTCATGAGCGAGATCGCGCCGGTCTCTTCCGACACCACCACGGCAATCGCGTCCGACTGTTCCGAGATGCCTTTGGCGGCGCGGTGACGCGTGCCGTAGCGCCGCGGGCCACCTACGTCTTCGCTCAGCGGCAGCACGACATTGGCGGCCAGGATGCGATTACCGCGCAGGATCACGGCCATGTCGTGCAGTGGCGAGTTGGGGTAGAAGATATTCAGCAGGAGCGGCACGGCCAGCCGCGCATCGATGATCACACCGCGATCGGCATACTCTTGCAGCCCGACCTCGCGTTCGAGCACCATGAGCGCGCCGACGCCCTGCTGCGAGAGCTGCTGAGCGGCGCGCGCCACGCCGTTGATCGTCTCGAGCAGCTCCGAGCGATTCGCGCGGCCGAACGAGCGCCCGAACAGATCGTTGGTGCGGCCCAGGCTCTCGAGCGCGCGGCGCAGCTCGGGCTGAAACAGCACCGGGATAGCCACAAACAACGCTGGCTGGATGGCATTGGTCAACAGCCAGCGCAGCGTATCGAGCGGCAGCACCGTGCTGAGCAAGATCGAGAGCGCCAGCACCACGCCGATGCCGCGCAGCAGTTGGACTGCGCGCGTGCCGCGGATCACGCCCAGCAGCCAGTAGAAGATCAGTGCGACGATCGTGATATCGATCAGCGGCTTGGGGTCGATGAGCGGGTTGAGGCGCGAGAAAACCCGATTAAGTCCCTCGATCAGCGTTTGTAGTTCGGGCATAACGATCAGTTCTAAGTTCTGAGTGTTGAGTTTTGAGCTGAGGCAATTCAAACTCACCACTCAAAACTGAAAACTCGGCACCTGGCGCTAGGTGCTCTTGGCCTGCGCCTGCTGCTGCTCGTACATGCGCTTCGCAGCCGCCTGCAACGCCTCGATCCGCTCGGTCTCGACATCCGGCATCTTGGCCAGGCGCCCGTAGATCCGCCCGGCCTGCTCGAACTCGCTGCGCCGCATCAGCGCATCACCCAGCTGATACAGATTGTCGGTGTCGTCTTGATCGAGGCCATAGATCTGGTGCATCTCGGCGATGGCATTGTCGAGATCGCGCATCTGAATGAGCAGGCGCACGATATGCTTCTTCTCGTTGATCGCGTCGGCGGTGCGGCCGGCCAGCGTATACATGAACGCCAGCCACTGGCGCGCCTCGATGTCGTTAGGCGCGATCTGCACGATCTTGTCGTAGAGCGTGCGCGCCTTGTCGTGCTGGCCCAGTGTCCAGTGAACCTCGGCGGCCTGCTGCAGGCTGGCCACGGCATCTTTGAGCTGGCCGGCTTTGCGCTGAAGTTCGGCCGCGCGGTTCAGGCCATCGACGCCCTTATCGAGGTAGCCGCGCCGGATCTGGAGCCTGGCCAGCCGGCTGACAATCGGCACATTGTTCGGCGCGATCTGCTTGCCATACTCAAGCGTCTCGATCGCCCGGTCGAGATCCTGGCGATTCTCGTAGTGGGTCGCCAGCTCGTCGAGCTGCGCCAGCGCCTCGCCAAGCTTGCCCTGCTGGAAGTAGACATCGGCCAGCTTGGTGTAGATCGCGCGATCGTAGGGCAGGTGCTTCTTGGCAGCTTGCAGCGCCTGCTCGGCGCCGGCCATATCGCCCGAGGCGGCATAGGCTTCGGCCATGCGCCGCACCAGGTCGCCCTGCGAGAGCGGCGTCGAGAACGGGTAGCGCGCGGCCGGGTCGACGGTGTAATCGCCCGCGACGGCCTGGCCTTTCTGAAGCTGCGCGAGCGCTTCGTCGGCCTGGCCCAGCGCGATATAGCTGTCGGACATAGCCTGGTGGATCAGCACCTGCGGCAGCAGCGGGTCGGCAGTGTCCTCGACCAAGGCCTGGGCCTGCTCGAGTTCGAGCAGCGCCGACGGATGCTGGCCGGCGTTCTGCTGAAGGATGCCGAGGATATAGTGCAGCAGCGGCTCGTCGGATACCAGCAGTGCGGCGCGATACTCGGCCTGCACAGACGAGAGCAGCTGCGGCTGGCCCTTGAGCTGATCGAGCAGCGTGGCCAGCGATTGCCAGATCGCGATCGGCTGCTCGTGCATCAGCGCGAGGGTCATGTTCACGCGCGCGATGCCGGCCGGGTCGCTCTGGTTATGCTCGAGTGCGCGGCGGAACTCGACCAGCGCGGCCTCGTAGCGCTCGAGCTTAATCAGCGCCGAGCCATACTGCGCGCGCAGCACCGCGTTGTCGGGCGCCAGCTGCACGCCGCGGCGATACTCCTCAAGCGCCTTGTTCGTCTGGCCCATGCGGAAATACGAAGCCGCCACCAGGGCGATCTGCTCGGCCGCCTCGCCCTTGCGTCCCTCGTTCTTCAGGATCTCGGCCAGGCGCGAGCGCGCGTTGATCGTGTCGGGCGAGAGGTCGATCAGCCGTTTGTAGACATCGATTGCGCTGCGCTGCTCGTTGCGCACCATATAGGTATCGATCAGCAGCTGATACTTCGACAGCGCCTCTTCGGGCCGGCCCTCGCGCTCGTAGATCTCGCCCATCCGCAGATGGATCGGCAGGTAGTCGGGGTTAAAGCGGATCACCTCGAGGCAGGCGTCGAGCGCGCTGAACAGCAGGCGCTGCTCGATATACTTCTCGCTGGCCAGCACATAGCGCTCGCACACATCATCGAGTCCGGTTGTGTCGAGCGGCGTCGGCGGCTCGAAGGCCAGCCGATCGGGCGCGGGCAGGCTCTCGAGCGCGGCAAGCGGGTCGAGCGCGGCGGGCTGATCGGGGGCTGTGGCGGCGAAGAAATCGACGCTACTCGACTCGGCCAGCCGATCGGATTTGAGGAAATCGGTGATCGGCCGGATCTTGCCCCACGTCTCGGGCATGGTCTCTTCGGGCGCCTGGGCCGGCTCGGCGGCCGGCTCGGGCATCGTCAGCGCGCCGGTGCCGAGCGTACGCAGCTTCGCGAACATATTGCGCTCGGTCAGCTCTTTGGCCTTGCGGCGAAACTCTTCGGCGCGCTCCTTGCCCCAGCGCTTGCTGTTCAGGAAGTTGGCCAGCGTCGAGTAGAGCGAAGCCGCGCGGGCGATGTCGCCAAGCTGGGTGTAGATCTGTGCCGCGCTCTCGTACATCTGCACCAGGTCGTCGGACTCGGCCTTGCCGATCGTCTGCAGATCGACCAGGCGGATGGTCTGCTCGTACTCTTGCGCGGCCTCTTTCATCCGGCCAAGCTGCTGGTACGAGGAGCCCAGCGAGAAGTGCGCCGACAGGGCATACTCGGGGTCGTGGGCCGCGCGCGTCAGCACCCCCACCGCCTGCTCGTGGTCGCCGCGCTCCTGGTAGAGCAGGCCAAGGCTGTAGAACACATCGCTGCGAGTCAGGCCCATGCCCAGGGCGCGCTCGTACTGCGTGATCGCGCCTGCGGCATCGCCGGCCTCTTGATGCTTCTGCGCCAGCGCGATGATCTGCTCGATCGCGAATTGCTGCGAGCGCAGCGCGCTCGTGCCGGCCGGCGCCACGAACGCGGGCGCGGCGTCGCCGGGCGGCTGCGGGCTGGTTACGGCGATCTGGGCTGCGCTGGCCAGCGACTCGTGCAGTGCGGCGATCAGCTCCTTGGCCTCGCGGCCGGCCGGGTCGAACTTTAGCGATGTCTCGGCGAAGCTGGTGGCCTCGTCGATCCGGCCCAGGGACTGGAAGCGCCGCGCCAGCTCGAGATACTCGGCGGCGGCGTCGGCGGGGCTGCCGCCATCCTCGAGCAGGTGCGCCAGCTGAAGGCGCTGGTCGTCGGCAGTTGGGCGCAGCCGCAACACCTCGCGCAGCGCCTCGATCGCGCGGGCGGTGAGGCGGCGGCTCTGCTGCAGCTCGGCGAGCTGGGTGTAGGCACCGACAGCGGCCGAGATATTGCCCATACGCTCGTGCGTGCGCGCGAGGTATTCGAGATAGAACGGGTTATTCGCGTCGGCCGAGCGCAACTCTTCGAGGATCTGCAGCGCCTGGGCGTACTTGCCGGTGTTGAATAGCGCGACGACCACCGACGAACGCGCGTCAGCATCCGACGGGAACTCCTGAAGCGCGCGCACAGCCTGCTTCAAGGCCTCGTCCCACTGTTTCTGCCGCGCAGCTTCGCGGCTTTGTTCCATCGCGCGGTCGTAGAGAGCACGGTTGCCTGGCATCGATCGCCTCCCGGTGTCGGCAGCATGGTGAGTTGGCTCGAATCGGGCACTAGAGTACTATATTATGTTCCCTATGATAGCACAGATTGCAACCGGATGAATAGCGAACGATGAGCGATGGGGTTGCGGCATGGTGGCCTGTAGTGGTGCGCGGCGCCGCACGGCCAGGCGCGCCGCAGCATCCACGCGAGCGCGCTCGCCGGCACGCGTGTGCTGGAGGCACCGCGCCAGCCAGGGGGAGGGCCAGAGGCCTGCAGAGCTTGCTGGTGCGGCGCGGCCGGCTGCCCGCCGGGTGATGCGCCGCACCAGGAACGCGTACGCTCCAGCGCCCTAGCGCTGTGTGGCGGGCGCAGCGTTGAGCGTAATCGTGTAGAGCTGCTGAGCGGGCGTCAGCTTGCAGTCGGTGACCGGCTGATCGCTGGGGCAGTCGGCCTCTGCCGCCGGCTCCCAATCGACCGACACCTGGGCCAGTTCGCCCGCATTACGGTACCCCTGGAGCGCGCCGGTCGGGCCGTCGGCCACGTACTGCGGGTCGGCCTGCCAGCCGCGCTCGGCCAGCAGCGCGCCAATCTGGCGGGCTACATCGGCCACGCTACTGAAGTTGGCGCCGGTACCGGCGGCGCTGAGCTGGCAGCCGCTGAGGTTACCGCCGCCGATGATGTCGTTGAAATCGGCCGCGCTCTGCGCTACATCGACCTTCAGCAGTGCGGCCAGCGGCTCGCGCAGTGTGTCGCAGGTGGGGGTGCCTGGCTCAGCGCCAGGCGCCAGCGCGGCGGGCACACCGGCGGCTGCCAGATCTTCGGGGGCAAACGCGCTGCCCGGCCCAGCCACCACGCGCCAGGCCGAGCCGCTACGCTGCAAGAACAACCAGGCCGGGTCGATCACCGCCGGATCGGTGGGGATGGCCCGCGCGCGCACGAAATCGCCTATGCCGGCCTGGATCGTCACAGTATAGGTCGTGGTGGCGCCATCGGCGTTCAGCCTCTCGCGCACCGCCTGCTCGATCGCCGCCGCGCTATTCTCGTCGCCGGGCACCAGCGTGGCGGGCAGGCCGACCGACGTCAGATCCTCGGGCGGGAAAGCCGTGCCAGGGCCGGCCAGCACCACCCACTGATCGCCCTGCTTCTTCAAGAACATCCAGGCCGGATCGACCTGGGCCAGATCGGCCGGGATGGCCTGCACGCGCGCCGCGTCGCCCACGACCGCCTCGACGATAATCGTGTACGGGCCGGTCATGCCTGCGTCTTTGAGCTTCTGGCGCACCGCCTGCTCGATCGCTGGATCGTTAGCGGTGGCGGCCGCAGCGGCGGCTGGTGTGGCTGGTGCAGCCGCTGCACCAGCGGTGGCCGCAGCTGGTGCGGCAGTAACCGCGGCAGTGGGTGTGATCACGGCTGGCGGCGCGCCGCAGGCGCCTAGCGTCAGCGCCAGCGCAGCACATGCGCCGGCTAGAAATCTGCGTACCATAGGCATTCCTTCCTAATCTCGATCGCAAAGAGCGGCAATAGTGAGCCTGCACCGATGCGAAACCCCTCGATCAGCCCATGCGAATGAGCCAATCGTGCTGCACACGGCCGGCAGCGCGCCGCCGCCACGTTTGGCGCGTGCAGATATATGCTGTAACGCTGTAGATGACCCTTGCGATACTTTCCGCTGCGCCGCACGCCACGCACCGCAGGCGGCCAAGCGCCAACGCCCACACATGCTATACTATGGCCCTTGAAACGTCCAGATCGCCAGGCGTGGCGCGGCCTGGGGAGCTGTTTGCCCGCGCATGGGCTACCAGGACGCACGGCAGCACACGGGTTAGCTGTGCCATGGTATGCTCAAACAGACCCTCAGCGGTAGCCTGAGCCGCCCCTGGATTCTGCAGTGTGTGGTAGGACGAAACGAATGAACGCGACGCTTCACGAACTGCTCGACCTGATCGTGCGCTGGGTGCATGTCATCGCCGGGATCATGTGGATCGGCAACTCGCTGCTGTTCAACTGGCTCGATCGCAACCTGCAACCGCTCGAGCAGCCCAAAGAAGGCGTGCAGGGCACGATCTGGCTGCTGCACAGCGGCGCGTTCTACGAGGTTGAGAAGAAGCTGCTGCCGCCGGGCATGGCCTACCCCGCGAAGGTTCACTGGTTCATGTTCCAGAACCTGACCACCTGGGTGAGCGGCATCACGCTGCTGATCGTCGTGTACTACATGGGCGGCGCGGCCTACATGGTCGATCCGAGCGTAGCCGCGATCAGCCCAACCACGGCGATTGCGATCGGCGTGGCCACGCTGGTGCTGGGCTGGTTCGTGTACGACCGGCTGTGGCACGCGCCGCTAGGCAACCACGGCCGGTTGGCCGCAGCGATCTCGTTCGCGCTGCTGATCGGTGTGTCGTTCGGGCTCGCGCGCGTGCTGGGCGGGCGGGCGGCCTACATTCATGTGGGCGCGCTGCTGGGCACACTCATGACCGGCAACGTCTGGTTCTACGTGGTGCCCTCGCAGCGCGCGCTGGTGGCGGCCACGCGCGCCGGCCAACCACAAGACCCGGCGCTCTCGAACCGGGCCAAGCAGCGCTCGATCCACAACAACTACATGACCTTCCCGGTGCTGTTCATTATGATCAGCAACCACTACCCAAGCACCTACGGTAACGTGCTGAACTGGCTCATCCTGGCGATCCTAATGACCGGCGGCGCGGGCGTGCGCCACTTTATGAACATCCGCTTCAGCTACGGCCCCTGGCTGCGCTACGCCGCTGGCGTGGCGATCGTCGCGCTGGCGCTGGTGACGATCCTGATCGCCCGGCAGCGCGGCCCGGCCAGCGCCGCCGCCAGCAGCGCGGTAACCTTCACCTCAGCACGCGACGTGATCCAGCGCCGCTGCGTGCAGTGCCACGCGGCCCACCCCACCGACGAGCAGTTCACCGTCGCGCCGGCCGGCGTGATGTTCGACACCCCCGCACAGATCCAGCGCATGGCCGCGCGGATCAAAGAGCGCGCGGTCGTGTCGAAGACCATGCCGTTCGGCAATAAGACCAACATCACCGACGAAGAGCGCGGCCTGCTGGGGGCCTGGATCGACCAGGGGGCGAAGATCGAGCCGTAGCCGGATGTGTTTTTTTGCGAGCGGCTCCGCCCGCGCGCGCCCTGGATGTGGGTTGCTGCGGGCGGCTCTGCCCCCGCACCCCCGCCGGGGGCGCCCGCTGCGCCCCCGCACCCCCTAGCAACGGAGGCCACCGCTATTGGAACGACATCGACGCATGCCT
The sequence above is drawn from the Candidatus Kouleothrix ribensis genome and encodes:
- a CDS encoding TIGR00159 family protein, with the protein product MPELQTLIEGLNRVFSRLNPLIDPKPLIDITIVALIFYWLLGVIRGTRAVQLLRGIGVVLALSILLSTVLPLDTLRWLLTNAIQPALFVAIPVLFQPELRRALESLGRTNDLFGRSFGRANRSELLETINGVARAAQQLSQQGVGALMVLEREVGLQEYADRGVIIDARLAVPLLLNIFYPNSPLHDMAVILRGNRILAANVVLPLSEDVGGPRRYGTRHRAAKGISEQSDAIAVVVSEETGAISLMNDGRMVSYLTEARLRSMLAGLLKVALEENGT
- a CDS encoding urate hydroxylase PuuD is translated as MNATLHELLDLIVRWVHVIAGIMWIGNSLLFNWLDRNLQPLEQPKEGVQGTIWLLHSGAFYEVEKKLLPPGMAYPAKVHWFMFQNLTTWVSGITLLIVVYYMGGAAYMVDPSVAAISPTTAIAIGVATLVLGWFVYDRLWHAPLGNHGRLAAAISFALLIGVSFGLARVLGGRAAYIHVGALLGTLMTGNVWFYVVPSQRALVAATRAGQPQDPALSNRAKQRSIHNNYMTFPVLFIMISNHYPSTYGNVLNWLILAILMTGGAGVRHFMNIRFSYGPWLRYAAGVAIVALALVTILIARQRGPASAAASSAVTFTSARDVIQRRCVQCHAAHPTDEQFTVAPAGVMFDTPAQIQRMAARIKERAVVSKTMPFGNKTNITDEERGLLGAWIDQGAKIEP
- a CDS encoding tetratricopeptide repeat protein, yielding MPGNRALYDRAMEQSREAARQKQWDEALKQAVRALQEFPSDADARSSVVVALFNTGKYAQALQILEELRSADANNPFYLEYLARTHERMGNISAAVGAYTQLAELQQSRRLTARAIEALREVLRLRPTADDQRLQLAHLLEDGGSPADAAAEYLELARRFQSLGRIDEATSFAETSLKFDPAGREAKELIAALHESLASAAQIAVTSPQPPGDAAPAFVAPAGTSALRSQQFAIEQIIALAQKHQEAGDAAGAITQYERALGMGLTRSDVFYSLGLLYQERGDHEQAVGVLTRAAHDPEYALSAHFSLGSSYQQLGRMKEAAQEYEQTIRLVDLQTIGKAESDDLVQMYESAAQIYTQLGDIARAASLYSTLANFLNSKRWGKERAEEFRRKAKELTERNMFAKLRTLGTGALTMPEPAAEPAQAPEETMPETWGKIRPITDFLKSDRLAESSSVDFFAATAPDQPAALDPLAALESLPAPDRLAFEPPTPLDTTGLDDVCERYVLASEKYIEQRLLFSALDACLEVIRFNPDYLPIHLRMGEIYEREGRPEEALSKYQLLIDTYMVRNEQRSAIDVYKRLIDLSPDTINARSRLAEILKNEGRKGEAAEQIALVAASYFRMGQTNKALEEYRRGVQLAPDNAVLRAQYGSALIKLERYEAALVEFRRALEHNQSDPAGIARVNMTLALMHEQPIAIWQSLATLLDQLKGQPQLLSSVQAEYRAALLVSDEPLLHYILGILQQNAGQHPSALLELEQAQALVEDTADPLLPQVLIHQAMSDSYIALGQADEALAQLQKGQAVAGDYTVDPAARYPFSTPLSQGDLVRRMAEAYAASGDMAGAEQALQAAKKHLPYDRAIYTKLADVYFQQGKLGEALAQLDELATHYENRQDLDRAIETLEYGKQIAPNNVPIVSRLARLQIRRGYLDKGVDGLNRAAELQRKAGQLKDAVASLQQAAEVHWTLGQHDKARTLYDKIVQIAPNDIEARQWLAFMYTLAGRTADAINEKKHIVRLLIQMRDLDNAIAEMHQIYGLDQDDTDNLYQLGDALMRRSEFEQAGRIYGRLAKMPDVETERIEALQAAAKRMYEQQQAQAKST